Proteins encoded within one genomic window of Nonomuraea gerenzanensis:
- a CDS encoding potassium channel family protein, with the protein MHIVIMGCGRVGSTLAHILEDSGHSVAIIDRDPQAFRRLRAGFRGRRVTGVGFDRDVLTEAGVESATAFVAVSSGDNSNIISARVARETFGVDNVVARIYDPRRAEVYQRLGIPTVATVRWTADQIMRRILPEGAEPLWRDPTGTVVLAEVTVHSSWIGTRVVDLETRTRARAAFLNRMGEAVTIADDTVVQEGDVLHVIAAENDMDRINKVLAAAPEEDE; encoded by the coding sequence ATGCATATAGTGATCATGGGATGTGGCCGGGTGGGATCGACCCTCGCGCACATCCTTGAAGACAGCGGACATTCGGTCGCCATCATCGACCGCGACCCGCAGGCGTTCCGCCGGCTGCGCGCCGGGTTCCGCGGGAGGCGGGTGACCGGCGTCGGCTTCGATCGCGACGTGCTCACCGAGGCCGGCGTCGAGTCGGCCACCGCTTTCGTCGCGGTCTCCAGCGGCGATAACTCCAACATCATCTCCGCGCGGGTGGCGCGCGAGACGTTCGGCGTCGACAACGTGGTGGCCCGCATCTACGACCCCCGCAGGGCCGAGGTCTACCAGCGGCTCGGCATCCCCACGGTGGCCACCGTCCGCTGGACCGCCGACCAGATCATGCGCCGCATCCTGCCCGAGGGCGCCGAGCCGCTCTGGCGCGACCCCACCGGCACCGTCGTCCTGGCGGAGGTCACCGTGCACTCCTCCTGGATCGGCACCCGCGTCGTCGACCTCGAGACCCGCACCCGCGCCCGCGCCGCCTTCCTCAACCGGATGGGCGAGGCCGTCACCATCGCCGACGACACCGTGGTGCAGGAAGGCGACGTGCTGCACGTCATCGCCGCGGAGAACGACATGGACCGGATCAACAAGGTGCTCGCCGCGGCACCGGAAGAGGACGAGTGA
- a CDS encoding alpha/beta hydrolase encodes MERVVRRRLGFGGTLLATLFACASLTPSLLPRTWLYQGVMGAVTGILGYAVGAGIGALCRTVITLPERGRRAAWRVMLGGCATLAVVALWYSFDWQRDLRALMGMDTRIEWFPPVILAMAVVLFAAGLLAARLVRLGGRKLIAWLDRYVPPYVGHAVGVVVIGLMVAVFANDVLFNGFVARMSDISSVANEGTHPGVRPPASAYVSGGPRSLVSWESLGREGRRFAGTAATPARLRTFSGRPAAEPIRVYIGLDSAPTPRAQAALAVRELERTGAFGRPVLAVLGTTGTGWVDPHIADTLEYMYNGRSAMVAMQYSYLPSWVSFLVDREKAAAAGRALFEAVRERWARLPAGERPRLLLSGESLGSYELEQAFGSLSDLVARADGAVFVGPPNANPIWHRLTSGRDRGSPVWRPVYQDGRTARFAQHPADLRRPAAPWPRPRVVYLQNASDPVVWWSPRLIYRRPAWLEGPRGPGVNPQMNWFPLVTFWQVLVDMTSALDVPPGHGHRYAANIVDGWAAVAAPPGWSPNDTWRLRALVG; translated from the coding sequence ATGGAAAGGGTGGTGCGGCGGCGGCTCGGGTTCGGGGGGACGCTGCTGGCCACGTTGTTCGCCTGCGCCTCGCTCACGCCGTCGCTGCTGCCCCGCACGTGGCTGTACCAGGGGGTGATGGGTGCGGTCACCGGCATTCTCGGGTACGCGGTGGGCGCGGGGATCGGCGCGCTGTGCCGTACGGTGATCACGTTGCCCGAGCGGGGGCGGCGGGCCGCCTGGCGGGTGATGCTCGGCGGGTGTGCCACGCTGGCGGTGGTGGCGCTGTGGTACAGCTTCGACTGGCAGCGCGACCTGCGGGCGCTCATGGGCATGGACACGCGGATCGAGTGGTTCCCGCCGGTGATCCTGGCCATGGCGGTGGTGCTCTTCGCCGCCGGGCTGCTGGCCGCCCGGCTGGTACGCCTCGGGGGCCGCAAGCTGATCGCCTGGCTCGACCGGTACGTCCCCCCGTACGTGGGCCATGCCGTCGGGGTGGTGGTCATCGGCCTGATGGTGGCGGTGTTCGCCAACGACGTGCTGTTCAACGGGTTCGTGGCCAGGATGAGCGACATCTCGTCCGTCGCCAACGAGGGCACCCATCCGGGGGTGCGCCCGCCGGCGTCGGCGTACGTGTCGGGCGGGCCGCGGTCGCTGGTGAGCTGGGAGTCGCTGGGCCGGGAGGGCCGCCGGTTCGCCGGCACCGCCGCGACGCCGGCCCGGCTGCGCACCTTCTCCGGCCGGCCCGCCGCCGAGCCCATCCGGGTTTACATCGGCCTTGACAGCGCGCCCACGCCACGGGCCCAGGCGGCGCTGGCCGTCCGGGAGCTGGAGCGCACCGGCGCGTTCGGCAGGCCGGTGCTGGCGGTGCTGGGCACCACGGGCACCGGCTGGGTGGATCCGCACATCGCCGACACCCTGGAGTACATGTACAACGGCCGCTCCGCGATGGTCGCGATGCAGTACTCGTACCTGCCGAGCTGGGTGTCGTTCCTGGTCGACAGGGAGAAGGCGGCGGCGGCGGGCAGGGCGCTGTTCGAGGCCGTGCGCGAGCGGTGGGCGCGGCTGCCCGCCGGGGAGCGGCCGAGGCTGCTGCTGTCGGGCGAGAGCCTGGGCTCCTACGAGCTGGAGCAGGCGTTCGGGAGCCTGTCGGACCTGGTGGCGCGGGCGGACGGCGCGGTGTTCGTCGGGCCGCCGAACGCCAACCCCATCTGGCACCGCCTGACCAGCGGCCGCGATCGCGGCAGCCCCGTGTGGCGGCCCGTCTACCAGGACGGCAGGACGGCCAGGTTCGCCCAGCATCCCGCCGACCTGCGCCGGCCCGCCGCCCCGTGGCCGCGCCCGCGCGTGGTCTACCTGCAGAACGCCTCCGACCCCGTCGTGTGGTGGTCGCCCCGGCTGATCTACCGCAGGCCGGCCTGGCTGGAGGGGCCGCGCGGGCCCGGCGTGAACCCGCAGATGAACTGGTTCCCGCTGGTGACGTTCTGGCAGGTGCTGGTGGACATGACGAGCGCGCTGGACGTGCCGCCCGGCCACGGCCACCGCTACGCCGCCAACATCGTGGACGGCTGGGCCGCCGTGGCCGCGCCCCCGGGCTGGAGCCCGAACGACACCTGGCGGCTACGGGCGCTTGTCGGCTAG
- a CDS encoding APC family permease yields MAKVTDLVKRLLVGRALRSGQLHEQLLPKRIALPVFASDALSSVAYAPQEILVILSLAGVSFYSFSPWVAIAVVVVMLTVVASYRQNVHAYPSGGGDYEVATTNLGKNAGLTVASALMVDYVLTVAVSVANGVDYVGATIPFVGQHKPAVAIVIVVLLTVVNLRGIRESGAAFAIPTYAFMISVLGLIAWGGFRLLVLDENLEAPSAHFTIEPEQHNLTAFAAAFLVLRAFSSGCAALTGVEAISNGVPAFRKPKSKNAATTLLMMGLVAITMFSGIIALGLASGVKVAEPSVVAEDLLRPDGTPVGPGYYQQPIISQVADAVFGGGSLPFIVISAVTALILFLAANTAFNGFPVLGSILAQDRYLPRQLHTRGDRLAFSNGIIILALGACLLLWGFQADVSRLLNLYIVGVFVSFTLSQTGMVIHWTRHLKTETDPRVRHQMHRSRVINFFGGVMTGLVLIVVLLTKFLVGAWIVVIAMPILFLMMKGIRRHYDKVAAELELTEDYEPTTLPARNHTIVLVSKIHKPTMRALAYARATRPSTLEAVTVGVEGDEARKLQEEWERRGIPVPLKMLDSPYREITQPILDYVKTIRRRSPRDVVTVFIPEYVVGHWWEHLLHNQSALRLKARLLFKPGVMVTSVPWQLHSSDRLQGRPEPFAPGAVRRPWHQTVKEESEQLADKRP; encoded by the coding sequence GTGGCGAAGGTAACGGATCTTGTCAAACGCTTGCTCGTGGGACGCGCCCTGCGAAGCGGGCAACTCCACGAGCAACTACTCCCCAAACGGATCGCACTGCCGGTCTTCGCGAGCGACGCGCTCTCCTCCGTCGCGTACGCCCCCCAGGAGATCCTGGTCATCCTCTCGCTGGCCGGCGTCTCCTTCTACTCTTTCAGCCCCTGGGTCGCCATCGCCGTCGTGGTCGTGATGCTCACGGTCGTGGCCTCGTACCGGCAGAACGTGCACGCCTATCCCAGCGGCGGGGGCGACTACGAGGTCGCCACCACCAACCTCGGCAAGAACGCCGGGCTCACCGTGGCCAGCGCGCTCATGGTCGACTACGTGCTGACCGTCGCGGTGTCCGTCGCGAACGGTGTCGACTACGTCGGCGCCACGATCCCGTTCGTGGGCCAGCACAAGCCCGCCGTCGCCATCGTCATCGTCGTCCTGCTCACCGTGGTCAACCTGCGCGGCATCCGCGAGTCCGGCGCCGCCTTCGCCATCCCCACGTACGCGTTCATGATCTCCGTCCTGGGCCTGATCGCCTGGGGCGGGTTCCGCCTGCTCGTGCTGGACGAGAACCTCGAAGCACCGAGCGCGCACTTCACGATCGAGCCCGAGCAGCACAACCTCACCGCCTTCGCCGCGGCGTTCCTGGTCCTGCGCGCGTTCTCGTCCGGCTGTGCGGCGCTGACGGGGGTCGAGGCGATCAGCAACGGCGTGCCCGCGTTCAGGAAGCCCAAGAGCAAGAACGCCGCCACCACGCTGCTGATGATGGGCCTGGTCGCGATCACCATGTTCAGCGGCATCATCGCGCTCGGCCTGGCGTCGGGGGTGAAGGTGGCCGAGCCGTCGGTGGTCGCCGAAGACCTGCTCAGGCCGGACGGCACGCCCGTCGGCCCCGGCTACTACCAGCAGCCGATCATCTCGCAGGTGGCCGACGCGGTGTTCGGGGGCGGGTCGCTGCCGTTCATCGTGATCTCGGCGGTGACGGCGCTGATCCTGTTCCTGGCGGCCAACACCGCCTTCAACGGCTTCCCGGTGCTCGGCTCGATCCTGGCGCAGGACCGTTACCTGCCCCGCCAGCTGCACACCCGGGGCGACCGGCTGGCCTTCTCCAACGGCATCATCATCCTGGCGCTGGGCGCGTGCCTGCTGCTGTGGGGCTTCCAGGCGGACGTGAGCCGTTTGCTGAACCTCTACATCGTCGGCGTGTTCGTCTCCTTCACGCTCAGCCAGACCGGCATGGTCATCCACTGGACCCGCCACCTGAAGACCGAGACCGATCCCAGGGTCCGCCACCAGATGCACCGCTCCCGCGTGATCAACTTCTTCGGTGGCGTCATGACGGGCCTGGTGCTGATCGTGGTCCTGCTGACGAAGTTCCTGGTCGGCGCGTGGATCGTGGTGATCGCGATGCCGATCCTGTTCCTCATGATGAAGGGCATCCGGCGCCACTACGACAAGGTGGCGGCCGAGCTGGAGCTCACCGAGGACTACGAGCCGACCACGCTGCCCGCCCGCAACCACACGATCGTGCTGGTCTCGAAGATCCACAAGCCGACCATGCGCGCCCTGGCGTACGCCCGCGCCACCCGTCCCTCCACGCTGGAGGCCGTCACGGTCGGCGTGGAGGGCGACGAGGCGCGCAAGCTGCAGGAGGAGTGGGAGCGGCGCGGCATCCCGGTGCCGCTGAAGATGCTCGACTCGCCGTACCGGGAGATCACGCAGCCGATCCTCGACTACGTCAAGACCATCCGCCGGCGCTCGCCGCGCGACGTGGTGACGGTCTTCATCCCCGAGTACGTGGTCGGCCACTGGTGGGAGCACCTGCTGCACAACCAGAGCGCGCTGCGGCTGAAGGCGCGGCTGCTGTTCAAGCCCGGGGTGATGGTGACCAGCGTGCCGTGGCAGCTGCACTCCTCCGACCGGCTCCAGGGCAGGCCGGAGCCGTTCGCGCCGGGCGCGGTGCGGCGGCCGTGGCACCAGACGGTCAAGGAGGAGTCGGAGCAGCTAGCCGACAAGCGCCCGTAG
- a CDS encoding OB-fold nucleic acid binding domain-containing protein: MSTAEPPKRGGLRGFFSRLATSQSEIEAQELREDADEVGATPIVSCGGRRRFCVAGTLRTVTLRPRGGAPALEAELYDGSDVIDLVWLGRRKIAGIEPGRTVKAEGLVSMQDGRKVMFNPRYELRPGS, from the coding sequence ATGAGTACGGCAGAACCCCCTAAACGCGGGGGATTGCGGGGCTTCTTCAGCCGGCTGGCCACCAGCCAGTCCGAGATCGAGGCCCAGGAGCTCCGGGAGGACGCCGACGAGGTCGGCGCGACCCCGATCGTCTCGTGCGGCGGTCGCCGCCGCTTCTGCGTGGCGGGTACGCTACGTACGGTGACCCTGCGTCCCAGGGGCGGCGCCCCCGCCCTTGAGGCCGAGCTGTACGACGGGTCGGACGTGATCGACCTGGTCTGGCTCGGCCGCCGCAAGATCGCCGGAATCGAGCCCGGCCGCACGGTCAAGGCCGAGGGCCTGGTCAGCATGCAGGACGGGCGCAAGGTGATGTTCAATCCGCGTTACGAGCTGCGCCCAGGGAGTTGA
- the aroA gene encoding 3-phosphoshikimate 1-carboxyvinyltransferase — MTIMHVPGSKSVTARALFLAAAARGTTVLRRPLVSDDTEGFAQGLVALGYRVERGPEARTTAGGSAESAHREGRTGGPSEVPASGEVWTIEGRPEGPASREAEVFCRDGATTARFLPALAAAGHGVFRFDASPQMRRRPLGPLTKALRELGVDLTHEEEEGHHPLTVRADGIKGGRITLDAGLSSQFLTALLLVGPLTAEGLEITVTDLVSAPYVEITLAMMRSFGVDVRRDGETFHVPPHGYQAADYAIEPDASTASYPLAAAALTGNSITVPGLGSAALQGDVRFAEVLARMGASVEMSPDSITVTGTGRLHGLTVNMRDISDTVPTLAAIAPFADGPVRIEDVYNTRVKECDRLEACAENLRRLGVPVAVGRDWIEITPARPRGAEIACHGDHRIAMSFSVTGLRTPGITLDEPGCVKKTFPGFHETLAGLREEWGIGAVSG, encoded by the coding sequence ATGACGATCATGCACGTTCCAGGCTCGAAGTCCGTCACCGCCCGTGCCCTGTTCCTCGCCGCCGCCGCGCGCGGCACGACCGTGCTGCGGCGCCCGCTCGTCTCCGACGACACGGAAGGCTTCGCGCAGGGCCTGGTCGCGCTCGGATACCGGGTGGAGCGCGGGCCGGAGGCGCGGACGACCGCGGGCGGCTCGGCGGAGTCCGCGCACAGGGAAGGGCGGACCGGCGGCCCCTCGGAGGTGCCCGCCTCCGGAGAGGTCTGGACGATCGAAGGCCGTCCGGAGGGCCCTGCGTCCAGGGAGGCGGAGGTGTTCTGCCGAGACGGCGCCACGACGGCGCGGTTCCTGCCCGCGCTGGCGGCGGCCGGGCACGGGGTGTTCCGCTTCGACGCCTCCCCGCAGATGCGCCGCCGCCCGCTCGGCCCCCTCACCAAGGCGCTGCGGGAGCTGGGCGTGGACCTGACGCACGAGGAGGAGGAGGGACACCACCCGCTGACCGTGCGGGCCGACGGCATCAAGGGCGGTCGGATCACCCTGGACGCGGGGCTGTCGTCGCAGTTCCTCACCGCGCTGCTGCTCGTCGGCCCGCTGACCGCCGAAGGGCTGGAGATCACCGTCACCGATCTCGTGTCGGCGCCGTACGTGGAGATCACCCTGGCGATGATGCGCAGCTTCGGGGTGGACGTGCGGCGGGACGGGGAGACGTTCCACGTGCCGCCGCACGGCTACCAGGCGGCCGACTACGCCATCGAGCCCGACGCCTCCACAGCCAGCTACCCGCTCGCCGCGGCGGCCCTGACCGGGAACTCCATCACGGTGCCCGGGCTGGGGTCGGCGGCGTTGCAGGGGGACGTCCGCTTCGCCGAGGTTCTGGCGCGGATGGGAGCATCCGTCGAGATGTCCCCGGATTCCATCACCGTCACCGGCACCGGCCGCTTGCACGGCCTGACCGTCAACATGCGCGACATCTCCGACACCGTCCCGACCCTCGCCGCCATCGCGCCCTTCGCCGACGGTCCGGTGCGCATCGAGGACGTCTACAACACCCGGGTCAAGGAGTGCGACCGGCTGGAGGCGTGCGCCGAGAACCTGCGGCGGCTGGGCGTTCCCGTGGCCGTCGGGCGCGACTGGATCGAGATCACCCCTGCCCGGCCGCGCGGGGCTGAGATCGCCTGCCATGGTGACCATCGGATCGCCATGTCGTTCAGTGTCACGGGACTGCGCACGCCGGGGATCACGCTGGATGAACCGGGGTGTGTGAAGAAGACGTTCCCGGGGTTCCATGAGACGCTGGCGGGGCTGCGTGAGGAGTGGGGGATCGGGGCGGTCTCGGGCTGA
- a CDS encoding DUF3710 domain-containing protein, with product MFRRRRREQAEQAAEQEAAAPTRESGPWDADEPHPEAERIDLGGLRLPHNPDFDVRLASVGDQHVGVVVLYDESSLQLQALAAPRSSGLWDEVKTKILAQAKHLEERQGPFGSELTGEMKAEGNSRPARYLGIDGPRWFLLAVISGKAAADDTVAQAYIDFIKDVVVVRGDEPMAREEPIPLRRPNEQSGETGEQSQGFNPFKRGPEISEIR from the coding sequence GTGTTCCGACGTCGTCGTCGTGAGCAGGCGGAGCAGGCGGCCGAGCAGGAGGCCGCCGCGCCAACGCGGGAGTCCGGCCCGTGGGACGCCGACGAGCCCCACCCGGAGGCCGAGCGGATCGACCTGGGCGGCCTCCGGTTGCCGCACAACCCCGACTTCGACGTGCGGCTGGCCTCCGTCGGGGACCAGCACGTCGGGGTGGTCGTCCTGTACGACGAGAGCTCGCTGCAGCTCCAGGCGCTGGCCGCGCCGCGCAGCTCCGGCCTGTGGGACGAGGTCAAGACCAAGATCCTGGCCCAGGCCAAGCACCTGGAGGAGCGGCAGGGGCCCTTCGGCAGCGAGCTGACCGGCGAGATGAAGGCCGAGGGCAACAGCCGGCCGGCCCGCTATCTCGGCATCGACGGCCCCCGCTGGTTCCTGCTGGCGGTAATCTCCGGCAAGGCGGCGGCCGACGACACGGTCGCGCAGGCGTACATCGACTTCATCAAGGACGTCGTGGTGGTCCGCGGCGACGAGCCGATGGCCCGCGAGGAGCCCATCCCGCTGCGCCGCCCGAACGAGCAGTCCGGCGAAACCGGTGAGCAGAGCCAGGGTTTCAACCCGTTCAAGCGGGGACCTGAAATCAGTGAGATTCGCTAA
- a CDS encoding class I SAM-dependent RNA methyltransferase: MEQASLELTVGPVAHGGWCVARHEGRVVFVRHALPGERVIADVTEETTRFLRADAVEILEASPDRVVPPCPYAGPGRCGGCDWQHATLEAQRRLKAQVVAEQLRRLAGIEREVLVEEVPGAKDGLGWRTRVQFAATSAGELGFRRHRSHDIEVVDACLIAHPEVEAVGAEDHAWPGAAGVEVIASSSGDRAVVVAPRARRSVAVPDLEAPASILLDQGKGRTVPRRGSGVLHEQVGDREFRVAGSGFWQVHPGAAETLVDAVLSYAAPEPGEWALDLYCGVGLFAAALAEVVGPEGAVFGLESEAAAVRDARANLRDLPQARVERGRVEEALDRFQIERADLVVVDPPRAGLGRDVVERIVSLDALRVVYVSCDPATLARDLAWFAERGYVLSDLRAFDAFPMTHHVECVALVVKE; this comes from the coding sequence GTGGAACAGGCATCTCTGGAGCTGACGGTAGGTCCGGTCGCCCATGGCGGCTGGTGTGTGGCGCGCCACGAAGGGCGGGTGGTGTTCGTACGCCATGCCTTGCCAGGCGAGCGGGTGATCGCCGACGTCACCGAGGAGACCACCCGTTTCCTGCGGGCCGACGCCGTCGAGATCCTCGAGGCCTCCCCCGATCGCGTCGTCCCGCCCTGCCCCTACGCGGGCCCGGGCCGCTGCGGCGGCTGCGACTGGCAGCACGCCACCCTGGAGGCGCAGCGCCGCCTCAAGGCGCAGGTCGTGGCCGAGCAGCTGCGCCGCCTGGCGGGCATCGAGCGCGAGGTGCTGGTGGAGGAGGTGCCGGGGGCCAAGGACGGGCTCGGCTGGCGTACGCGGGTGCAGTTCGCCGCCACCTCCGCCGGCGAGCTGGGCTTCCGCCGGCACCGCTCGCACGACATCGAGGTCGTCGACGCCTGCCTGATCGCCCACCCGGAGGTGGAGGCCGTCGGCGCCGAGGACCACGCGTGGCCGGGCGCCGCGGGCGTCGAGGTCATCGCCTCCTCCAGCGGCGACCGCGCCGTCGTCGTCGCCCCCCGCGCCCGGCGCAGCGTCGCCGTCCCCGACCTGGAGGCGCCCGCCTCGATCCTGCTCGACCAGGGCAAGGGCCGCACGGTGCCGCGCCGCGGCTCGGGCGTGCTGCACGAGCAGGTCGGCGACCGCGAGTTCCGGGTCGCGGGCAGCGGCTTCTGGCAGGTCCACCCCGGTGCCGCCGAGACCCTCGTGGACGCGGTGCTCTCCTACGCCGCCCCCGAGCCCGGCGAATGGGCCCTCGACCTCTACTGCGGCGTCGGCCTCTTCGCCGCCGCCCTGGCCGAGGTCGTCGGCCCAGAAGGCGCCGTGTTCGGCCTGGAGTCGGAGGCCGCCGCCGTCCGCGACGCCCGCGCCAACCTCCGCGACCTGCCCCAGGCCCGCGTGGAACGCGGCCGCGTCGAGGAGGCCCTGGACCGCTTCCAGATCGAACGCGCCGACCTCGTCGTGGTGGACCCGCCCCGCGCCGGCCTGGGCCGCGACGTGGTGGAGCGCATCGTGTCCCTGGACGCGCTGCGCGTGGTCTACGTGTCCTGCGACCCGGCGACGCTGGCCCGGGATCTGGCCTGGTTCGCCGAACGCGGCTACGTGTTGTCCGACCTGCGCGCCTTCGACGCCTTCCCGATGACGCACCATGTGGAGTGCGTTGCCCTGGTGGTCAAGGAGTAG
- a CDS encoding PadR family transcriptional regulator, whose amino-acid sequence MQEPTFLILTALAAGPQHGYGIITDVLRISGERVRLRAGTLYAALDRLESEGLVEAEREEIVDGRARRYYRLTPPGADRLAAETEQLRRNVETATARLRSRQHGPGLMGSGA is encoded by the coding sequence ATGCAGGAGCCCACGTTCCTGATCCTGACCGCGCTGGCGGCCGGGCCGCAGCACGGCTACGGGATCATCACCGACGTGCTGCGAATCTCCGGCGAGCGCGTACGGCTGCGGGCCGGCACCCTGTACGCGGCGCTCGACCGGCTGGAGAGCGAAGGGCTGGTCGAGGCCGAACGGGAGGAGATCGTGGACGGGCGGGCCCGGCGCTACTACCGGCTGACCCCGCCGGGGGCGGACCGGCTGGCGGCGGAGACCGAGCAGCTACGGCGCAACGTGGAGACCGCCACCGCGCGGCTGCGGTCGCGGCAGCACGGGCCGGGGCTGATGGGGAGTGGCGCATGA
- a CDS encoding HAD-IIB family hydrolase produces MRYNVLACDYDETLASNSQVTDETIEALERLSRAGFKLLLVTGRELDDLLSVFPHPALFDLIVAENGGLLYDPRQRTCDALAEPPPAELAERLRAEGVSPLGVGQVLVATREPHDVHVLRVIRELGLELQVIYNKGAVMVLPPGVNKATGLAAALERLSLSRHSVVAVGDGENDHAFLTAAECGAAVANALPALKDACDLCLDEADGRGVTELAGRLLAGELDELDLPRHHVLLGHAGEEEVRLPTYGLGLLVAGPSGSGKSTVTTALLERLTGDGYQCAIVDPEGDYAEYPGVTVLGDPDRVPAVDEVLRVLEQPAHSVVINLIGLQLRDRPAYFAELLPRLTGLRAKLGHPHWLIVDEAHHLMPAEVRHVPVQHPGDVGALLMITVHPDAMSAAALGLVTTTIAVGKEPANTLAAFATARGLEAPSLRPAPKSDLALWRDGAAEAGELTLAPARAERTRHRRKYAAGTMAKDKSFYFTGPEERLRLRARNLHTFVELSEGVDDDTWLHHLRRGDYSGWIRDKLGDAELADEVARVEHEQAELSPRDSRQRVADLIGARYTLPAEPTDFDPDHKDR; encoded by the coding sequence ATGCGCTACAACGTCCTGGCCTGCGACTACGACGAAACCCTGGCCTCGAACAGCCAGGTGACAGACGAGACGATCGAGGCCCTGGAACGCCTGTCACGGGCCGGCTTCAAGCTCCTGCTGGTGACAGGGCGCGAGCTGGACGACCTGCTCTCGGTCTTCCCGCACCCCGCGCTGTTCGACCTGATCGTGGCCGAGAACGGCGGCCTGCTGTACGACCCGCGCCAGCGCACCTGCGACGCCCTGGCCGAGCCGCCGCCCGCCGAGCTGGCCGAGCGGTTGCGGGCCGAGGGGGTGAGCCCGCTGGGGGTCGGTCAGGTGCTGGTGGCCACGCGGGAGCCGCACGACGTGCACGTGCTGCGGGTGATCCGCGAGCTGGGTCTGGAGCTGCAGGTCATCTACAACAAGGGCGCCGTCATGGTGCTGCCTCCCGGCGTGAACAAGGCGACGGGGCTGGCCGCCGCGCTGGAGCGCCTGTCGCTGTCGCGGCACAGCGTGGTCGCGGTCGGCGACGGTGAGAACGACCACGCGTTCCTGACCGCGGCCGAGTGCGGCGCCGCCGTCGCCAACGCGCTGCCCGCGCTCAAGGACGCCTGCGACCTGTGCCTGGACGAGGCGGACGGGCGGGGCGTGACCGAGCTGGCGGGGCGGTTGCTGGCGGGCGAGCTGGACGAGCTGGACCTGCCCCGCCATCACGTGCTGCTCGGGCACGCGGGCGAGGAGGAGGTGCGGCTGCCCACGTACGGGCTCGGCCTGCTGGTGGCGGGGCCGTCGGGCAGCGGTAAGTCCACGGTCACCACCGCGCTGCTCGAACGGCTCACCGGCGACGGTTACCAATGCGCGATCGTGGACCCGGAGGGTGACTACGCGGAGTACCCGGGGGTCACCGTGCTCGGCGACCCCGACCGGGTGCCGGCCGTGGACGAGGTGCTGCGCGTGCTGGAGCAGCCCGCCCACAGCGTGGTGATCAACCTGATCGGCCTGCAGTTGCGCGACCGCCCCGCGTACTTCGCCGAGCTGCTGCCCCGCCTGACCGGCCTGCGCGCCAAGCTGGGGCACCCGCACTGGCTCATCGTGGACGAGGCCCACCACCTGATGCCCGCCGAGGTGCGGCACGTGCCGGTCCAGCACCCCGGCGACGTCGGGGCGCTGCTGATGATCACGGTGCACCCCGACGCGATGAGCGCCGCCGCGCTGGGCCTGGTCACCACCACGATCGCGGTCGGCAAGGAGCCGGCGAACACGCTGGCCGCCTTCGCCACCGCGCGCGGGCTGGAGGCCCCCTCGCTGCGACCCGCGCCGAAGAGCGATCTGGCGCTCTGGCGGGACGGCGCCGCCGAGGCGGGCGAGCTGACCCTGGCCCCGGCCCGCGCGGAGCGCACCAGGCACCGGCGCAAGTACGCGGCGGGCACCATGGCCAAGGACAAGAGCTTCTACTTCACGGGCCCGGAGGAGCGGCTGCGGCTGCGGGCCAGGAACCTGCACACGTTCGTGGAGCTGAGCGAGGGCGTGGACGACGACACCTGGCTGCACCACCTGCGGCGCGGCGACTACTCGGGGTGGATCCGCGACAAGCTGGGCGACGCCGAGCTGGCGGACGAGGTGGCCCGGGTGGAACACGAGCAGGCCGAGCTGTCGCCGCGCGACAGCCGGCAGCGCGTGGCGGACCTGATCGGCGCCCGCTACACGCTGCCGGCCGAACCGACCGACTTCGACCCGGACCACAAGGACCGCTGA
- a CDS encoding DUF3159 domain-containing protein, with translation MSAEAEEVAHDTVEAAVRAQLAKALGGVRGIIEAAVPTIAFTLSWIFSEDLKLSLIVSISLSVVLLVIRVVQRSTPQFVINSLIGIAIGAFFASRSGDAKDYFLPGILYNAGYAVAMLISIVTRWPVVGFLIGSVTGDPTAWHKDPGIVKLCIRLTWLLMLPCAVRVAVQGPVYLFGGGDEAVAALGLAKIVMGWPLQVAALGAMLWLLGRGRTPIKPPVAPA, from the coding sequence GTGAGTGCTGAGGCGGAAGAGGTCGCCCACGACACCGTTGAGGCGGCGGTGCGAGCCCAGCTCGCCAAGGCGCTCGGCGGGGTGCGCGGCATCATCGAGGCGGCCGTCCCGACGATCGCGTTCACGTTGTCCTGGATCTTCAGCGAAGACCTGAAGCTGTCGCTCATCGTCAGCATCTCGCTGTCGGTGGTGCTGCTGGTGATCCGGGTCGTCCAGCGGTCCACCCCGCAGTTCGTGATCAACAGCCTGATCGGCATCGCGATCGGCGCGTTCTTCGCCAGCCGCTCCGGTGACGCCAAGGACTACTTCCTGCCCGGCATCCTCTACAACGCCGGCTACGCGGTGGCGATGCTCATCTCCATCGTCACGCGGTGGCCGGTCGTCGGTTTCCTGATCGGGTCGGTCACGGGTGACCCGACCGCGTGGCACAAGGATCCCGGCATCGTGAAGCTGTGCATCCGGCTGACGTGGCTGCTCATGCTGCCCTGCGCCGTCCGGGTGGCCGTGCAGGGGCCGGTGTACCTGTTCGGCGGCGGTGACGAGGCGGTAGCGGCGCTCGGCCTCGCCAAGATCGTGATGGGCTGGCCGCTGCAGGTGGCCGCGCTGGGCGCCATGCTGTGGCTGCTCGGCCGCGGCCGGACACCGATCAAACCACCGGTCGCGCCCGCCTGA